From Pseudoalteromonas rubra, one genomic window encodes:
- a CDS encoding non-ribosomal peptide synthetase, translated as MSVEHIIEQCSSLGIGLSTDGQNLNITGEKSNLIPELIAMLKENKPALIAHIQQFAALESERQRYHIAPVDRNGQLPVSSAQRRIWLSQQLSDSAAVYNMPNSVRVEGQFDEQLARQAIQMIIARHEVLRTVVRYEGEQLVQVIREAGDVDFVIEDYSHLSAEQSEALALEYVHKDAQKPFDLQRDLMFRGGFIRQSAEHGTLFFNVHHIAADGWSMALLLDDFKHFYNALFTGQAPDLPAVPVQYADYANWQYELLNGDQIAASKSYWLTQLQDLPTVHDIGLDFPRPASTGGKSDFCAVQLPGALSDQLKALAMSQNTSLFVLFHAAVSVLLSRYAGSDDVVVGTPVAGRKQKELERTFGCFINNLVLRLRTDAQQSFAALLGSAKQVNEAALEHQDIPFEYLVEALQPERSNSYHPLFQIALVQNNLDVTDEADIPMAGDVSLESFDAAELSAKYDIQINLVETLDGIRVSFSFDTNLFKAETITRMTRQLQAICQQIADNPDRPVGELVLSDEQEVAQLKTWEHQVEYPSRQLPIHRYVERWAAEAPTRQAICVADTSVNYDELNTRANQLAAYLQAQGVVPGDYIGVAFERSAELVIAMLAIVKAGAVYVPLDPGYPAARLQYMVEDTRLTHVLTNTALASLFEAYVSDVIAIDADNVADAIQAQHRGNLNVDTTAQDLAYVIYTSGSTGQPKGVMVEHAGIERLVITPNYVSLSPSDNILFISNTAFDAATFEIWGALANGATLYGLDKACLLDANRFAEEVRRLEISVAFVTVALFNQIVAIRPDAFGSFSTLMVGGDKLDKHSIDQALSHGKPVHLYNIYGPTENTTFSTYYEINAIDEGAYPIGQAISGTGCYILDPELKRCAIGVVGELYLSGTGLARGYLNKPDMTAQRFIEAKSITNERLYRTGDLVKWDEHGNVCFVGRADSQVKIRGFRIEIGEIEHALMCLSEIKEAVVQVENEGGQKCLIAYVTCHQVQSVEALKQVLKPSLPLHMIPAQIVQLDTMPFTANGKIDRARLVRQLTTDTAQLTPPTTALARSVAEIWAAGLQLEPQLVGMQSNFFELGGHSLLAMNLIHKIHQTLHSEVPVQCLFETPVLAEFTELVAQYQHTVSELSVTKAPVSQHGYPLSAAQRRMWFIDQLGGASTQYNLTYQFEVQGEFDVEAAQRALLLMLDRHAILRTTYHETEAGEVQVVQPLTEFKLVHYRPTPQQYTDVLAQAVAQINAAFDLKKAPLLRAAYIEGEQHEAGTLLLSLHHIATDGWSMNVFFTEFVTCYQSELADQSMALPDNPLAYTDYAVWQQSYLSSAACQTSLDYWCAQLQDAPAQHGIALDFPRPQTKQQCGAVVTRRLPQAQAQALTQFIGEHNLTPFMLAHAALALVVTQHGLDTQCVIGTPVAGRHDQQLASLVGLFVNTVALTTRTDFATLGEYLAHIREINVAAQSHNLVPFDTVVDALKVTRSAALSPVFQIMLTTDSEENFRLGQASASDSLNDVSFQAVSGSAVTTKFDLDIHFDLSAQQLTMHWVYDTSLFTADTIERVAQQVEQVLLQCVEQQDILSLPLPSLTVCSETQVAALLERLQPEAPVYSVDAASLAECWSHTVAQRTKEVALVWHDETWTFDALAQRVTQCAQALVSHYGVGRGQVVAVQMDKSDDMVVALLAILRSGAAYLPLDPNAPQSRAEYVLADANACLLITQPGYQASHSAQTCPVISLETLQDVTVKHDVALDKASAQDLAYVIYTSGTTGQPKGVMVSHHNALALMAQMQQWSVCQGNKNWGWNANYVFDASLQGLLQLIAGMTLTPIPEALKLQPQQFAQYLSATSVSVLDCTPSLVEMWLDEGLGAQLPDLIIGGEAISESLWQRLVVWQQDFARSALNVYGPTECTVNATVAPITGACPHLGLPLPYNRVYVLDAYLRPVAEGMSGELYISGDGVSKGYLGKPELTAQCFIDSPFSDGQPGHHQLYKTGDVVRYADGLLQYLGRTDNQVKLNGYRIELAEIEQQLLANPEVMRAHVMIVAGHNHTPALVAYVQPRSEQFKHAELSEALRTKLPGYMVPQHVIAVSDWPVTRNGKLDIKALPQVESSCAGEPLNTATELKLASVWRTVLRLPEDKAFYKDSSFFSVGGNSLQAVALVRAIKKAFSIHISALDVFQQQTLAALAALVDASGGQCGDKMELVCLREGDSQLSPIVFIHPVGGQLTCYAELVAQLHTEAPIYGLQSITEQSESIVALAAHYWSVLHQGLGQRAYHLVGWSMGGVIGHAMQSLAEEQVLSLTMIDAYVPELQNLDHTELARLGTFATELGVSLEGIAMADVQPLSSEQRLALLHQLCVAQQVVSEDFSLADLQVQWQILSHNQALFAAHSCTPSGGHARLIYANDFSASEGWETRLAHCEFHPIADTDHHDIIRRNELKTLINKYLN; from the coding sequence ATGAGTGTAGAGCACATCATAGAACAGTGCTCTTCTTTAGGTATCGGGCTGTCTACGGACGGCCAGAACCTGAATATCACTGGCGAAAAAAGTAACCTGATCCCTGAACTCATAGCGATGCTAAAGGAGAATAAACCGGCTCTGATTGCCCATATACAGCAGTTTGCTGCGCTAGAAAGTGAACGGCAGCGTTATCATATCGCGCCAGTAGATAGAAATGGGCAACTGCCCGTTTCTTCTGCACAACGACGCATTTGGTTATCACAGCAGCTGTCAGATTCTGCTGCTGTGTACAATATGCCAAATAGCGTGCGTGTAGAGGGACAGTTTGACGAGCAACTCGCTCGTCAGGCTATCCAAATGATCATTGCTCGTCATGAAGTGTTGCGCACAGTGGTGCGTTATGAAGGCGAGCAATTAGTCCAGGTCATCCGTGAAGCGGGTGATGTCGACTTTGTCATTGAAGATTATAGTCATTTGAGCGCAGAGCAAAGTGAAGCACTGGCTCTGGAATATGTACATAAAGATGCCCAGAAACCTTTCGATCTGCAGCGAGATCTGATGTTTCGTGGTGGCTTTATCAGGCAGTCAGCTGAACATGGCACTCTATTTTTCAATGTCCATCATATCGCTGCTGATGGCTGGTCAATGGCGCTATTGCTTGACGACTTTAAGCACTTTTATAACGCGCTGTTTACCGGTCAGGCGCCAGATCTGCCGGCGGTACCTGTGCAGTATGCAGACTATGCAAACTGGCAGTATGAACTTCTGAACGGTGATCAGATCGCGGCATCTAAATCCTACTGGTTGACACAGTTGCAGGATTTACCAACAGTTCATGATATCGGGCTGGATTTCCCCAGGCCGGCATCGACGGGCGGGAAAAGTGACTTTTGCGCAGTTCAGCTCCCAGGTGCGCTGAGCGACCAATTAAAGGCACTGGCGATGAGTCAGAACACCTCTTTGTTTGTGCTATTCCACGCGGCGGTCTCTGTGCTGCTTAGCCGCTACGCTGGCAGCGATGACGTGGTCGTCGGCACACCTGTTGCAGGACGAAAACAAAAAGAACTAGAAAGAACGTTTGGCTGTTTTATTAACAACCTGGTTTTGCGTCTGCGCACGGATGCTCAGCAGTCATTTGCGGCGCTGTTAGGCAGCGCCAAGCAGGTAAACGAAGCGGCGCTGGAACATCAGGACATTCCGTTCGAGTACCTGGTGGAAGCATTACAACCTGAACGTAGCAACAGTTATCATCCGCTGTTTCAGATTGCGTTAGTTCAAAATAACCTGGATGTCACCGACGAAGCCGACATACCGATGGCCGGAGACGTGTCTCTGGAATCATTTGACGCGGCGGAACTGAGTGCAAAATACGATATTCAAATTAACCTGGTTGAAACCCTGGATGGTATTCGAGTTAGCTTTTCGTTCGACACTAACCTGTTCAAAGCCGAAACAATAACGAGAATGACTCGGCAGCTACAGGCCATTTGTCAGCAAATTGCTGATAACCCGGATCGGCCTGTAGGCGAATTGGTACTCAGTGACGAACAGGAAGTGGCTCAACTTAAAACCTGGGAACACCAGGTAGAATATCCATCCCGACAGTTGCCGATACACAGGTATGTAGAGCGTTGGGCTGCTGAAGCGCCAACCAGACAGGCGATCTGTGTGGCTGACACCAGCGTCAATTATGATGAACTGAATACCCGTGCCAACCAGTTAGCCGCTTACTTGCAAGCACAGGGCGTCGTGCCTGGGGATTACATCGGTGTGGCATTCGAACGCTCTGCTGAGCTGGTGATCGCCATGCTGGCCATCGTTAAGGCTGGTGCGGTGTATGTCCCGTTGGACCCGGGTTACCCGGCTGCCCGACTGCAATACATGGTTGAGGACACGAGACTTACACATGTTTTGACAAACACGGCACTAGCTTCATTGTTTGAAGCCTATGTGTCTGATGTCATAGCCATTGATGCAGACAATGTTGCCGATGCTATCCAGGCGCAGCATCGCGGTAACCTGAATGTGGATACCACGGCTCAGGACCTAGCGTATGTCATCTACACCTCAGGCTCAACAGGTCAGCCAAAAGGGGTGATGGTTGAGCATGCGGGTATCGAGCGCCTGGTTATCACACCTAATTATGTGTCACTGAGTCCATCTGACAATATCTTGTTCATTTCTAACACGGCATTTGATGCGGCGACCTTTGAGATTTGGGGGGCACTGGCAAATGGGGCTACTTTATACGGGCTGGACAAAGCATGCTTGTTGGATGCCAATCGGTTTGCCGAAGAAGTACGTCGACTGGAGATCAGCGTTGCCTTTGTTACGGTCGCCTTGTTTAACCAGATTGTCGCCATTAGGCCTGATGCCTTCGGCTCATTCTCTACCCTTATGGTTGGCGGTGATAAGCTCGACAAGCATAGTATTGATCAGGCACTGTCTCATGGTAAGCCTGTGCATTTGTACAATATTTATGGACCGACTGAAAACACCACATTCAGTACGTATTACGAGATCAATGCCATCGACGAAGGTGCCTATCCAATTGGTCAGGCTATTTCGGGGACGGGCTGCTACATTCTGGACCCCGAGCTAAAGCGCTGTGCCATCGGGGTTGTCGGAGAGCTGTATCTGAGCGGGACAGGGCTCGCGCGAGGTTATTTAAATAAACCAGATATGACGGCACAGCGGTTTATCGAGGCGAAGTCGATAACCAATGAGCGGCTTTATCGCACCGGTGATCTGGTTAAATGGGATGAGCATGGCAATGTGTGTTTTGTCGGCAGAGCCGATAGCCAGGTCAAGATCCGTGGGTTCAGGATTGAGATAGGGGAAATCGAGCATGCGCTGATGTGCCTGTCAGAAATCAAAGAAGCGGTTGTTCAGGTTGAAAACGAGGGTGGGCAAAAGTGCCTGATAGCCTACGTGACCTGTCATCAGGTGCAGAGTGTCGAGGCATTAAAGCAGGTCTTAAAGCCAAGCCTGCCATTGCACATGATACCCGCGCAGATTGTTCAGCTGGACACCATGCCATTCACTGCCAACGGCAAGATAGATCGTGCCCGGCTGGTTCGTCAGCTGACTACAGATACGGCGCAATTGACCCCACCAACCACGGCGTTGGCCAGATCTGTTGCAGAGATTTGGGCCGCTGGATTGCAACTTGAGCCGCAACTGGTAGGGATGCAGAGCAATTTCTTCGAGTTGGGTGGGCATTCATTGCTGGCGATGAACCTGATACACAAAATTCACCAAACCTTGCACTCAGAGGTGCCTGTACAGTGCCTATTCGAAACCCCTGTGCTGGCTGAATTCACTGAGTTAGTTGCACAGTATCAGCATACTGTCAGCGAGTTGAGTGTGACAAAAGCCCCTGTATCGCAGCATGGTTATCCCCTGTCAGCGGCTCAGCGCAGAATGTGGTTTATTGATCAGCTTGGGGGCGCGAGCACGCAATACAATCTGACTTACCAGTTTGAGGTGCAGGGCGAGTTTGACGTTGAAGCGGCCCAGCGGGCACTGCTCTTGATGTTAGACCGTCATGCAATACTGAGAACCACTTACCATGAAACTGAAGCGGGTGAAGTACAGGTGGTGCAGCCGCTTACAGAGTTTAAGCTGGTGCATTATCGCCCCACACCACAACAGTATACAGACGTACTGGCTCAGGCTGTGGCGCAAATTAATGCCGCCTTTGACCTGAAAAAAGCGCCATTGCTGCGAGCTGCCTACATTGAAGGGGAGCAGCATGAGGCGGGCACACTGCTATTGAGCTTGCATCATATCGCCACTGATGGTTGGTCAATGAACGTGTTTTTCACTGAGTTTGTCACCTGCTACCAGAGTGAGTTGGCAGATCAGTCGATGGCATTACCGGACAATCCGCTGGCTTATACAGATTATGCCGTTTGGCAGCAGAGTTATCTTTCAAGCGCTGCCTGTCAGACCTCGTTAGACTATTGGTGTGCGCAACTGCAGGATGCACCCGCACAGCATGGTATCGCTCTGGATTTCCCGCGGCCGCAGACCAAACAGCAGTGCGGTGCCGTGGTAACTCGCAGGCTACCTCAGGCACAAGCACAGGCGCTCACGCAGTTTATCGGTGAACATAATCTGACGCCGTTTATGCTGGCACATGCGGCTTTGGCGCTGGTGGTGACTCAGCATGGTCTTGATACCCAGTGCGTGATCGGTACCCCCGTAGCGGGCAGGCATGATCAGCAGTTGGCCAGCTTAGTTGGATTATTTGTCAATACCGTGGCCCTGACCACGCGAACAGATTTCGCCACGCTGGGCGAGTATCTTGCGCACATTCGAGAGATCAATGTTGCTGCGCAGTCACATAATCTGGTGCCATTCGACACCGTGGTGGATGCACTCAAGGTGACGCGCTCAGCCGCACTCTCTCCTGTGTTTCAGATCATGCTGACGACCGACAGTGAAGAGAACTTTAGGCTGGGTCAGGCGTCTGCGAGTGATTCGCTCAATGATGTTTCATTCCAAGCAGTATCTGGCAGCGCGGTAACGACCAAGTTTGATCTCGACATTCATTTTGACTTGTCAGCACAGCAGCTGACGATGCACTGGGTATATGACACCAGTTTATTCACGGCTGATACCATCGAGCGGGTTGCGCAGCAAGTTGAGCAGGTATTGTTACAGTGCGTGGAGCAGCAAGATATCTTATCGCTGCCTTTGCCTTCGCTCACTGTATGCAGTGAGACGCAAGTGGCGGCGCTGCTTGAACGTTTGCAGCCCGAGGCCCCGGTGTATTCAGTCGATGCAGCCAGCCTGGCAGAATGTTGGTCACACACCGTAGCGCAACGTACTAAAGAAGTTGCCCTGGTCTGGCACGACGAGACATGGACTTTTGATGCGCTGGCACAGCGTGTGACACAGTGTGCACAGGCTTTGGTGAGTCACTATGGCGTGGGCAGAGGTCAGGTTGTTGCGGTCCAAATGGACAAAAGTGATGACATGGTGGTTGCGTTACTTGCCATCTTACGGAGCGGCGCAGCTTATCTGCCGCTGGACCCCAATGCGCCGCAATCACGTGCCGAGTATGTGCTGGCGGATGCAAATGCATGCTTATTGATCACACAGCCGGGTTATCAGGCCTCGCACAGCGCTCAGACCTGCCCTGTGATCAGTCTTGAAACGCTGCAAGACGTGACGGTTAAGCACGATGTGGCACTGGATAAGGCATCTGCTCAAGACCTTGCCTATGTGATTTACACGTCGGGGACAACCGGACAACCAAAAGGGGTCATGGTGTCTCATCATAATGCGCTGGCATTGATGGCACAGATGCAGCAATGGTCCGTTTGTCAGGGCAACAAGAACTGGGGATGGAATGCAAACTACGTGTTTGATGCCTCACTGCAGGGTTTGCTGCAATTGATTGCTGGCATGACACTCACGCCCATCCCAGAAGCGCTGAAGCTGCAACCACAGCAGTTTGCTCAATACCTCAGTGCAACCTCTGTTTCGGTACTGGATTGTACACCGAGCCTGGTGGAAATGTGGCTGGATGAGGGTCTGGGGGCGCAGCTCCCCGATCTGATTATCGGTGGTGAAGCCATCTCTGAGTCCTTGTGGCAACGCTTAGTCGTCTGGCAACAAGATTTTGCACGCAGTGCTTTGAATGTGTACGGACCCACTGAGTGCACAGTCAATGCAACAGTTGCTCCCATCACGGGCGCCTGCCCGCACTTGGGGCTGCCATTGCCTTACAACCGGGTGTATGTACTGGATGCTTATTTGCGGCCCGTTGCTGAGGGCATGAGTGGTGAGCTGTATATCAGTGGCGATGGGGTCTCGAAGGGCTACCTGGGTAAGCCTGAACTGACTGCTCAGTGCTTTATCGACTCACCGTTTAGCGATGGTCAGCCGGGTCATCACCAGCTATACAAAACCGGCGATGTGGTGCGCTATGCGGATGGTTTGTTGCAGTATCTCGGTCGGACTGACAACCAGGTGAAACTCAACGGCTATCGTATTGAGCTGGCCGAGATCGAGCAGCAGTTGCTGGCGAACCCTGAGGTGATGCGCGCACATGTGATGATTGTTGCAGGACACAATCATACTCCGGCGTTGGTGGCGTATGTTCAGCCCCGTTCTGAGCAGTTTAAGCATGCGGAATTGAGCGAGGCGCTGCGCACTAAATTGCCTGGCTATATGGTGCCACAGCACGTGATCGCAGTCTCAGACTGGCCAGTCACGCGAAATGGCAAGCTCGATATCAAGGCACTGCCTCAGGTTGAGTCATCCTGTGCTGGTGAGCCGCTGAACACGGCCACAGAGTTGAAGCTGGCATCTGTCTGGCGCACCGTATTGAGACTACCGGAAGATAAGGCATTCTATAAAGACTCGAGCTTTTTCAGCGTGGGTGGCAACTCTTTGCAAGCGGTCGCACTGGTGCGGGCAATTAAAAAGGCCTTCAGCATACACATCAGCGCACTGGATGTGTTCCAGCAGCAAACCCTGGCAGCATTAGCCGCCCTGGTGGATGCCTCTGGTGGTCAGTGCGGTGACAAGATGGAACTGGTGTGTTTGCGCGAAGGTGATAGCCAGTTGTCTCCCATTGTCTTCATTCACCCTGTGGGCGGTCAGCTGACGTGTTATGCCGAGTTAGTGGCGCAGCTGCACACTGAGGCTCCGATTTACGGCTTGCAGTCCATCACTGAGCAGAGTGAGTCCATCGTTGCACTGGCCGCGCATTATTGGTCTGTGCTTCACCAGGGCCTGGGACAGCGAGCTTATCACCTGGTTGGCTGGTCAATGGGAGGCGTGATCGGACATGCCATGCAAAGCCTAGCCGAGGAACAGGTGCTAAGCCTGACGATGATTGATGCCTATGTCCCGGAACTACAAAACCTGGATCACACTGAGCTGGCGCGATTGGGTACTTTCGCTACGGAATTAGGCGTGTCACTGGAAGGCATTGCGATGGCTGATGTCCAGCCGCTAAGCAGTGAGCAACGTTTGGCACTATTGCATCAGTTATGTGTCGCACAACAGGTTGTGTCTGAAGACTTTTCGCTTGCGGACCTGCAAGTCCAGTGGCAGATCCTGAGCCATAACCAGGCGCTGTTCGCGGCCCATAGTTGTACACCGTCAGGTGGTCATGCACGACTCATTTATGCCAATGATTTCTCTGCCTCAGAGGGGTGGGAAACGCGTTTGGCACATTGCGAATTTCACCCCATTGCGGATACGGATCATCATGACATTATCCGCAGAAATGAACTTAAAACACTGATTAATAAGTATTTAAATTAA
- a CDS encoding non-ribosomal peptide synthetase: protein MNTQTIINQCLEQGVRLSVENGNLQIDAPKGGLSNEMIAILRENKAQLIEFINQFSAQKEAVEKQKLKPAKIDGPIPLSFAQQRLWIIDRIEQGTAQYNMSAAFKLEGVLNQDAFITTIDAVVARHEILRTVYKETNDKCEQVIREEVASAVSIIDFTHLQGNDLYDEIRTLAEQDALKPFDLQNDTMLRVQLIKASDSEHYVLFNMHHIASDGWSIGVLVKEFLEIYTAYSQGKPNPLAELEVQYKDYAHWQREWLQGDVLESEIGYWRDQLQDLPATHSLPLDRARPAQQGFLGNSIRRELTQTLTDKLDAYCREQGVTQFMALQTIYALLVGQWSAEEDVVMGTPVAGRVHQNVEPLIGFFLNNLVLRTDLSGDPSFNELIRSNKTTLLEAFEHQHLPFDALVEDLNPERSSSHQPMFQLWFVLQNHESGTFQLPGLEMSNPEEILAGIDVVNFDISLSAMVEEGQLVFVWQYKTDLFDTNTIESFAESFEALLENAITHGEEKVSKISGVKEGAVQPWKTNHEHSFENTQSLIKSVFEFAQSNPNAIALRVEDDAISYGELAAKVSAFSQQLTAAGVAKESPVGICVDRSIEQLVAQLAIMHAGGAYVPLDAGAPKDRIEYISADTGLNIVVAQPQYTDKFADIDCQTVAIDHTQIAGDGEVNADAIELDAEQLAYILYTSGSTGKPKGVAVQHGNLVNLANSMQLLLAERGVSGQYRWAWNAPMIFDASVQALTQLAFGVELNLLKDELRKDPSQLLSYLTENKIDVLDTTPALVDLVLREADEKGLALPNLLIGGEAISTELWQKVAAHSEAHQRFALNVYGPTECTVNATFSDIKADSVPNIGNPLPNCQTFILNDTLTPLAPGAKGEIYIGGEGVARGYFNNDALTQERFIESAEFGRIYKTGDLGRWLADGTVEYLGRSDFQVKLRGYRIELSEIESVLLEDDGVTDAAVLVKDEQLVAFVVGADVDQNRLTQLMETKLPAYMVAAVIIEMEEMPLTKNGKQDRKALLSIELEEVVDDYIAPRTDMEARLQVIWQELLGKEQISMDDNFFAIGGHSLLGIRVASACREQLSIEIPLKVLMENPSIEALAEQCEMYEKQKLVMSGAAVSDDAERMVI, encoded by the coding sequence ATGAACACACAAACAATAATAAATCAATGTCTTGAGCAAGGAGTTCGCCTCTCTGTTGAGAATGGCAACTTGCAAATCGACGCACCCAAAGGCGGGCTGAGCAATGAAATGATTGCCATTTTGCGAGAGAACAAAGCACAGCTGATTGAGTTCATCAATCAATTCTCTGCACAGAAAGAAGCTGTTGAAAAACAGAAGCTTAAGCCAGCGAAGATCGATGGTCCAATTCCATTGTCATTTGCTCAGCAGCGTTTGTGGATCATCGACCGCATTGAACAAGGTACGGCACAATACAACATGTCGGCGGCATTTAAACTGGAGGGTGTTCTCAACCAGGACGCGTTCATCACAACCATTGATGCGGTTGTTGCACGTCATGAAATCCTGCGCACCGTGTATAAAGAAACCAACGATAAATGTGAGCAGGTGATCCGTGAAGAGGTTGCCAGTGCCGTGAGTATCATCGATTTTACGCACCTTCAAGGTAATGATTTGTATGATGAAATTCGTACCCTTGCCGAGCAGGATGCACTTAAGCCGTTCGACCTGCAAAACGATACCATGCTGCGCGTGCAGTTAATTAAGGCCTCTGATTCAGAGCATTATGTTTTGTTCAATATGCATCATATCGCTTCTGATGGCTGGTCCATTGGCGTCCTGGTTAAAGAGTTCTTAGAAATTTACACGGCTTACAGTCAGGGTAAACCTAACCCGCTGGCAGAGCTGGAAGTACAATACAAAGATTATGCGCACTGGCAGCGCGAGTGGTTACAAGGTGACGTGCTGGAGAGCGAAATTGGTTACTGGCGCGATCAGCTTCAGGACTTACCTGCCACGCACAGTTTACCACTGGACCGCGCTCGTCCGGCACAACAGGGTTTCCTGGGGAATTCTATTCGTCGTGAGTTGACGCAAACGCTGACAGATAAGCTGGATGCCTATTGCCGTGAACAAGGGGTAACCCAGTTTATGGCACTACAGACGATTTATGCACTGCTAGTTGGGCAGTGGAGTGCGGAAGAAGATGTGGTGATGGGAACGCCTGTTGCAGGACGAGTGCACCAGAACGTTGAGCCTTTGATTGGCTTTTTCCTTAATAACCTGGTTCTGCGTACAGATTTATCTGGCGACCCAAGCTTCAACGAGCTGATCCGCAGCAACAAAACGACGCTACTTGAAGCCTTTGAGCACCAGCACTTGCCGTTTGACGCATTAGTAGAAGATCTCAACCCAGAGCGTAGCAGCAGCCATCAGCCGATGTTCCAGTTGTGGTTTGTGCTACAAAACCACGAAAGCGGCACGTTCCAGTTGCCAGGTTTGGAGATGTCTAATCCGGAAGAGATCTTAGCGGGTATCGATGTCGTGAATTTCGACATTTCGCTGAGTGCCATGGTGGAAGAAGGTCAGCTGGTATTTGTCTGGCAGTACAAAACAGACTTATTTGATACCAATACCATTGAAAGCTTTGCTGAATCATTCGAAGCATTACTGGAAAATGCCATTACCCATGGCGAAGAAAAAGTCTCTAAGATTTCCGGTGTGAAAGAAGGCGCTGTACAGCCCTGGAAGACCAATCACGAACACTCTTTTGAAAATACTCAGAGCCTGATCAAGTCAGTATTTGAATTTGCCCAGTCTAACCCGAATGCGATTGCACTGCGTGTTGAAGATGACGCAATCAGCTACGGCGAGCTGGCAGCTAAGGTCAGTGCGTTTTCACAGCAGTTGACGGCTGCGGGCGTGGCAAAAGAATCGCCGGTCGGTATTTGTGTTGACCGTAGTATTGAGCAGCTGGTTGCTCAGCTGGCCATTATGCATGCAGGCGGCGCCTATGTGCCGTTAGATGCGGGAGCACCAAAAGATCGTATTGAGTACATTAGCGCAGATACCGGACTCAACATTGTTGTGGCACAGCCTCAGTACACCGATAAGTTCGCTGATATCGATTGTCAGACTGTTGCGATTGACCACACTCAGATAGCGGGCGACGGGGAAGTGAACGCTGATGCCATCGAGCTCGATGCCGAGCAACTGGCGTATATCCTTTACACATCAGGCTCAACAGGCAAGCCTAAAGGGGTTGCGGTACAGCATGGCAATCTGGTCAACCTCGCAAACAGCATGCAATTGCTACTGGCTGAGCGTGGTGTGTCAGGTCAGTATCGCTGGGCCTGGAATGCTCCGATGATCTTTGATGCATCAGTACAGGCACTGACTCAGCTGGCATTCGGTGTGGAGCTGAACTTGCTGAAAGACGAGCTGCGTAAAGACCCCAGCCAGTTGTTGAGCTACCTAACCGAGAACAAGATTGATGTGTTGGATACCACCCCAGCACTGGTAGACCTGGTGCTGCGTGAAGCGGACGAGAAAGGTCTGGCGCTGCCAAATCTGTTGATTGGTGGTGAAGCAATCAGCACTGAGTTATGGCAAAAAGTGGCGGCGCACAGTGAAGCACATCAGCGCTTTGCACTGAACGTATATGGCCCGACAGAATGTACTGTTAACGCGACCTTCTCTGACATTAAAGCAGACTCAGTGCCCAACATTGGTAACCCATTGCCTAACTGTCAGACCTTCATTCTTAACGATACCTTGACGCCATTGGCGCCGGGCGCGAAAGGTGAAATTTACATCGGCGGTGAGGGGGTTGCCCGTGGTTACTTCAATAACGACGCACTGACCCAAGAGCGCTTTATTGAGTCGGCTGAATTTGGTCGCATCTACAAAACCGGAGATTTGGGTCGCTGGCTGGCAGATGGCACAGTCGAATACCTTGGTCGTAGTGATTTCCAGGTCAAGCTGCGTGGCTACCGCATTGAGCTAAGCGAAATTGAATCTGTGCTGCTGGAAGATGATGGCGTAACAGATGCTGCAGTTCTAGTGAAAGACGAGCAGCTGGTGGCCTTCGTTGTTGGTGCGGATGTGGATCAGAACCGCCTGACACAGCTGATGGAAACCAAACTCCCTGCTTATATGGTGGCGGCTGTCATTATCGAAATGGAAGAAATGCCACTGACTAAAAATGGTAAACAAGACCGTAAGGCGTTGTTAAGCATTGAACTGGAAGAAGTGGTAGATGATTACATTGCCCCCAGAACCGATATGGAAGCGCGTTTGCAGGTTATCTGGCAGGAGCTGCTGGGTAAAGAGCAGATCAGCATGGATGACAACTTCTTCGCTATTGGTGGTCACTCACTGCTGGGTATCCGTGTAGCAAGTGCTTGTCGGGAGCAGCTTAGCATCGAGATCCCGCTTAAGGTACTGATGGAAAATCCAAGCATTGAAGCCTTGGCAGAGCAGTGTGAAATGTATGAGAAACAGAAACTGGTTATGTCTGGTGCAGCAGTGAGCGATGACGCTGAAAGGATGGTGATATGA